One Dromiciops gliroides isolate mDroGli1 chromosome 3, mDroGli1.pri, whole genome shotgun sequence DNA segment encodes these proteins:
- the PAQR9 gene encoding membrane progestin receptor epsilon produces MPLRLQPRGAGTKSAAASAAPPAASSSSSPALTAGAAAAPPTPSPSPPPPALSDPAAGPKPLLRWDEVPDDFVECFILSGYRRLPCTAQECVASVLKPTNETLNFWTHFIPLLLFLNKFCRLFFLSGRDDLPFHHPWLLPLWCYASGVLLTFAMSCTAHVFSCLSLRLRATFFYLDYASISYYGFGSTVAYYYYLLPGLSLLDASVMTPYVQQRLGWQLDCTRLIAAYRALVLPVAFVLAVACTVACCKSRSDWCTYPFALRTFVFVMPLSMACPIMLESWLFDLRGENPTLFVHFYRRYFWLVVAAFFNVSKIPERIQPGLFDIIGHSHQLFHIFTFLSIYDQMHYVEEGLRQFLEAPAASPTFLGTVGYMLLLVLCLGLVIRKFLNVSDLCKED; encoded by the coding sequence ATGCCGCTGCGGCTCCAGCCCCGGGGCGCGGGGACAAAGAGCGCCGCCGCGTCCGCCGCCCCTCCAGCcgcctcctcgtcctcctccccGGCGCTGACCGCGGGGGCGGCCGCGGCGCCTCCGACCCCCTCGCCGTCGCCGCCGCCCCCCGCCCTCAGCGACCCCGCGGCGGGGCCGAAGCCGCTGCTGCGCTGGGACGAGGTGCCCGACGACTTCGTGGAGTGCTTCATCTTGTCGGGCTACCGACGGCTGCCGTGCACGGCGCAGGAGTGCGTGGCGTCCGTGCTGAAGCCCACCAACGAGACGCTCAACTTCTGGACGCACTTCATCCCGCTGCTGCTGTTCCTGAACAAGTTCTGCCGCCTCTTCTTCCTGAGCGGCCGCGACGACCTGCCCTTCCACCACCCGTGGCTGCTGCCGCTCTGGTGCTACGCGTCGGGGGTGCTGCTGACCTTCGCCATGAGCTGCACGGCCCACGTGTTCAGCTGCCTGTCGCTGCGCCTGCGGGCCACCTTCTTCTACCTGGACTACGCCTCCATCAGCTACTATGGCTTTGGCAGCACCGtggcctactactactacctgcTGCCGGGACTCAGCCTGCTCGACGCCAGCGTCATGACCCCCTACGTGCAGCAGCGGCTGGGCTGGCAGCTGGACTGCACGCGGCTGATCGCGGCCTACCGCGCGCTCGTGCTGCCCGTTGCCTTCGTCCTGGCCGTGGCCTGCACCGTGGCCTGCTGCAAGAGCCGCAGCGACTGGTGCACCTACCCGTTCGCGCTGCGCACCTTCGTGTTCGTCATGCCGCTGAGCATGGCCTGCCCCATCATGCTGGAGAGCTGGCTCTTCGACCTGCGCGGCGAGAACCCCACGCTCTTCGTGCACTTCTACCGCCGCTACTTCTGGCTCGTCGTGGCCGCCTTCTTCAACGTCAGCAAGATCCCTGAGCGCATCCAGCCGGGCCTCTTCGACATCATCGGCCACAGCCACCAGCTCTTccacatcttcaccttcctcagcATCTACGACCAGATGCACTACGTCGAGGAGGGCCTGCGCCAGTTCCTCGAGGCGCCCGCCGCCTCGCCCACCTTCCTGGGCACCGTGGGCTACATGCTCCTGCTCGTGCTCTGCCTGGGCCTGGTCATCAGGAAGTTCCTCAACGTGTCCGACCTCTGCAAGGAGGACTGA